Proteins encoded together in one Microbacterium sp. ABRD28 window:
- a CDS encoding pyridoxamine 5'-phosphate oxidase family protein: protein MTAAEGAPNPYLRRAAPAPPTPASLGVRELSADECWLLIRRQSLGRFAFPQRERAPLVFPMNYLVFEDTLIVRSTPGTKLENLLHTSLVTFELDGSDRAHWWSVVMEGRVRRMDADDEIEQTGAVDLVSWNPVPKFDFLRITPTLITGRRFPNPTPNPASDGHRVLWKSPIDNGRLKPSPIPHLPPARQRGTGMDPATPR from the coding sequence ATGACCGCGGCGGAAGGGGCGCCCAATCCCTACCTGCGTCGCGCGGCGCCTGCCCCGCCGACGCCGGCTTCGCTCGGCGTGCGGGAACTGTCCGCGGACGAATGCTGGCTGCTCATCCGTCGTCAGTCACTCGGGCGGTTCGCTTTTCCTCAGCGGGAGCGGGCTCCGCTGGTGTTCCCGATGAACTACCTCGTCTTCGAAGACACCCTCATCGTCCGCTCGACACCGGGGACGAAACTGGAGAACCTGCTGCACACCTCCCTCGTCACCTTCGAGCTGGACGGTTCGGACCGGGCGCACTGGTGGAGCGTCGTCATGGAGGGGCGCGTGCGACGGATGGACGCCGACGATGAGATCGAACAGACCGGGGCTGTCGACCTGGTGTCGTGGAATCCGGTGCCGAAGTTCGATTTCCTCCGCATCACTCCCACGCTCATCACGGGGAGGAGATTCCCGAACCCGACTCCTAATCCTGCGTCGGACGGACATCGAGTGCTGTGGAAGTCACCCATCGACAACGGCCGGCTCAAGCCCTCCCCCATCCCGCATCTTCCTCCCGCTCGGCAGCGCGGGACGGGTATGGACCCTGCCACGCCGAGATGA
- the rph gene encoding ribonuclease PH yields the protein MSEITRADGRSPDDLRPITIERGWSTQAEGSALISFGGTRVLCTASFTNGVPRWLTGKGKGWVTAEYAMLPRATNDRNDRESVKGRIGGRTHEISRLIGRALRAVVDTKALGENTIVIDCDVLQADGGTRTAAITGAYVALADAIAWGRERKFIGQRAQVLLDSVSAVSVGIVDGEPLLDLAYVEDVRAETDMNIVVTGRGLFVEVQGTAEGAPFDKRELDALLELALAGCADLREIQAASLGAGEE from the coding sequence ATGTCCGAGATCACCCGTGCAGACGGTCGCAGCCCCGACGATCTTCGACCCATCACGATCGAGCGGGGGTGGAGCACCCAGGCTGAGGGTTCGGCGCTGATCTCGTTCGGCGGAACCCGGGTGCTGTGCACCGCCTCCTTCACCAACGGCGTACCCCGCTGGCTCACCGGCAAGGGAAAGGGCTGGGTCACCGCCGAGTACGCGATGCTCCCGCGCGCCACCAACGATCGCAACGACCGTGAGAGCGTGAAGGGCCGGATCGGAGGCCGCACCCACGAGATCTCCCGCCTCATCGGTCGCGCGCTGCGTGCGGTCGTGGACACCAAGGCACTCGGTGAGAACACCATCGTGATCGACTGCGACGTGCTCCAGGCCGACGGCGGCACGCGCACGGCCGCGATCACCGGCGCCTACGTCGCTCTCGCCGACGCCATCGCCTGGGGCCGGGAGCGCAAGTTCATCGGTCAGCGCGCACAGGTGCTTCTCGACTCCGTCTCGGCGGTCTCGGTCGGCATCGTCGACGGCGAGCCGTTGCTCGACCTCGCCTACGTCGAAGACGTGCGCGCCGAGACCGACATGAACATCGTGGTCACCGGCCGCGGGCTCTTCGTCGAGGTGCAGGGCACGGCCGAGGGTGCGCCCTTCGACAAGCGCGAGCTCGACGCCCTGCTCGAACTCGCCCTGGCCGGCTGTGCGGATCTCCGCGAGATCCAGGCGGCGTCACTGGGCGCAGGCGAGGAGTGA
- a CDS encoding cation diffusion facilitator family transporter, whose protein sequence is MHNHPEPAGGWRSASSRRLLAISLGITATVMVVQVVGAILSGSLALIADAAHMFTDAAGLVIALFAAVVAARPATDRRTYGYQRAEVFGALANGVILIVLAAWVGIEAVSRLIAPAEVEVAGGVMLVVAVIGLVANGAAMWLLSVAQKTNLNIRGAYLEVLGDLLGSIAVIIAAVVILVTGWAPADALASLAIAAMIVPRAVTLLREVASVLSEAAPRGMEVRDIRAHILGTPGVVDVHDVHVWQLTRGAPVFSAHVVVSSDVITAGRSDAVLRDLQGCLSEHFDVAHSTFQVEGAGHIEHDAHA, encoded by the coding sequence GTGCACAACCATCCCGAGCCCGCCGGCGGCTGGCGAAGCGCCTCCAGCCGCCGGCTCCTGGCGATCTCGCTCGGGATCACCGCCACCGTCATGGTGGTGCAGGTGGTCGGGGCGATCCTCTCCGGATCGCTCGCCCTCATCGCCGACGCGGCGCACATGTTCACCGACGCGGCGGGCCTGGTCATCGCTCTTTTCGCCGCCGTCGTCGCGGCCCGCCCTGCCACCGACCGACGCACCTACGGCTATCAGCGTGCCGAGGTGTTCGGGGCCCTCGCCAACGGCGTGATCCTCATCGTCCTTGCGGCGTGGGTCGGCATCGAGGCCGTCTCACGCCTGATCGCGCCCGCCGAGGTCGAGGTCGCAGGTGGCGTGATGCTCGTCGTCGCGGTGATCGGTCTCGTCGCCAACGGCGCCGCCATGTGGCTGCTGAGCGTCGCGCAGAAGACGAACCTCAACATCCGCGGTGCCTACCTCGAGGTGCTCGGCGACCTCCTGGGCTCGATCGCGGTGATCATCGCCGCGGTCGTGATCCTCGTGACCGGCTGGGCACCGGCCGATGCCCTCGCGTCCCTCGCGATCGCGGCGATGATCGTGCCGCGGGCGGTCACGCTCCTCCGCGAGGTCGCCTCGGTTCTCAGTGAAGCCGCCCCGCGGGGTATGGAGGTCCGCGACATCCGCGCCCACATCCTCGGCACACCAGGCGTCGTCGACGTGCACGACGTCCATGTGTGGCAGCTCACCCGCGGTGCGCCGGTCTTCAGCGCGCACGTGGTCGTGTCGTCGGACGTCATCACGGCGGGCCGGTCCGACGCCGTGCTCCGCGATCTGCAGGGCTGCCTCTCCGAGCACTTCGACGTCGCCCACTCGACTTTCCAGGTCGAAGGCGCCGGGCATATCGAGCACGACGCCCACGCCTGA
- the rdgB gene encoding RdgB/HAM1 family non-canonical purine NTP pyrophosphatase gives MPQRIVLATHNAHKVAEFQAIVARVRPDLVVSGYDGPEPVEDGVTFAANALIKARAAAHHTGLPALADDSGIRVDVLGGAPGVFSAYWAGHRKDDAANRSLLLDQLSDVRDPHRAAQFVSVIALVLPGGEEHTVEGVWPGRLATAERGTGGFGYDPIFIPDAQPSASERTVGEWEAQEKNAQSHRARAFERLAPLLSAL, from the coding sequence ATGCCGCAGCGGATCGTCCTCGCCACCCACAACGCCCACAAGGTCGCCGAGTTCCAGGCGATCGTCGCGCGGGTGCGTCCCGACCTCGTGGTCTCGGGGTACGACGGCCCGGAGCCGGTCGAAGACGGAGTGACCTTCGCCGCGAATGCGCTGATCAAAGCGCGGGCTGCCGCCCACCACACCGGCCTTCCCGCTCTCGCTGACGACTCCGGCATCCGGGTCGACGTTCTCGGTGGAGCGCCGGGGGTGTTCTCGGCCTACTGGGCAGGGCATCGCAAAGACGATGCCGCCAACAGGAGCCTGCTGCTGGATCAGCTGTCGGATGTCCGTGACCCCCATCGGGCGGCGCAGTTCGTCTCGGTGATCGCCCTGGTCCTGCCCGGCGGTGAGGAGCACACCGTGGAGGGCGTCTGGCCGGGCCGACTGGCCACCGCTGAGCGGGGGACGGGCGGCTTCGGCTACGACCCGATCTTCATCCCCGACGCCCAGCCGAGCGCGTCGGAGCGGACGGTCGGCGAGTGGGAAGCCCAGGAGAAGAACGCCCAATCCCATCGGGCCCGCGCTTTCGAGCGGCTCGCGCCGCTGCTGTCAGCCCTCTGA
- a CDS encoding universal stress protein, which produces MATDREHDLIIAAVDGSPSSIEALRYASRLAEALHAPLDAVITWSYPPYSDPAFVSAWSPKDDATTILDDAIRRAFGENPPTQLGRRVLAGAAAPTLIDLSRSAAMLVLGSRGLGGFAGLLLGSVSAACAEHAHCPVLVVHPRVTPASVDAANVQQSAQR; this is translated from the coding sequence ATGGCGACAGACCGCGAACACGACCTGATCATTGCGGCGGTCGACGGCTCACCGTCGTCGATCGAAGCCTTGCGCTACGCGTCTCGCCTGGCAGAGGCCCTCCACGCCCCCCTCGACGCCGTCATCACCTGGAGTTACCCGCCCTACAGCGACCCGGCGTTCGTCTCCGCGTGGTCGCCGAAGGACGACGCCACGACGATCCTCGACGACGCCATCCGGCGGGCCTTCGGTGAGAACCCTCCGACGCAGCTCGGGAGGCGGGTCCTCGCCGGCGCAGCCGCCCCCACACTCATCGACCTCAGCCGATCGGCCGCGATGCTCGTCCTGGGCAGTCGAGGCCTCGGCGGGTTCGCCGGTCTCCTCCTCGGCTCGGTCAGCGCCGCCTGCGCCGAGCACGCGCACTGCCCGGTCCTCGTCGTCCACCCCCGCGTCACGCCCGCCTCCGTCGACGCGGCGAACGTGCAGCAGAGTGCGCAGCGATGA
- a CDS encoding VTT domain-containing protein has product MYTVPTALIPWLDPAAIIAAAGPWALAVVCFIVFAETGLLVGFLLPGDTLLIMAGLLSHPSEVAPNGVFGISAWWVALLIGLAAFVGGEVGYLIGHKGGPAVFERKESGVFSRRNVERTNAFFERWGGLTIILARFVPIVRTFAPVAAGVGHMPWHRYTLYNFIGAVIWGFGLTMIGYGIGFIPGVGQFVTDYIDVILLVAVGGTVIFIVWHYLAERRKAKKAAAAGEDTDTDAVEARQLVLDPDVFQRGPEHRPGTTPEV; this is encoded by the coding sequence GTGTACACCGTTCCCACCGCTCTCATCCCCTGGCTCGATCCCGCCGCGATCATCGCCGCGGCCGGCCCCTGGGCCCTCGCCGTGGTCTGCTTCATCGTGTTCGCCGAGACCGGCCTCCTGGTGGGGTTCCTTCTCCCGGGTGACACGCTGCTGATCATGGCGGGCCTGCTCTCGCATCCCTCCGAGGTGGCCCCCAACGGCGTCTTCGGCATCAGCGCCTGGTGGGTGGCGCTCCTGATCGGACTCGCCGCGTTCGTCGGCGGTGAAGTCGGTTATCTCATCGGGCACAAGGGCGGTCCCGCGGTGTTCGAACGAAAGGAATCCGGCGTCTTCAGCCGACGCAACGTCGAGCGCACCAACGCGTTCTTCGAGCGGTGGGGCGGACTCACGATCATCCTGGCCCGCTTCGTGCCGATCGTCCGCACCTTCGCACCCGTGGCGGCCGGCGTCGGCCACATGCCGTGGCACCGCTACACCCTGTACAACTTCATCGGAGCGGTCATCTGGGGCTTCGGTCTGACGATGATCGGCTACGGCATCGGATTCATCCCCGGTGTCGGACAGTTCGTGACCGACTACATCGACGTCATCCTGCTCGTGGCGGTCGGCGGCACGGTGATCTTCATCGTCTGGCACTACCTCGCCGAGCGCCGCAAGGCGAAGAAGGCCGCGGCGGCGGGCGAGGACACCGACACCGACGCCGTCGAGGCACGCCAGCTCGTGCTCGACCCCGACGTCTTCCAGCGCGGGCCCGAGCACCGCCCAGGCACGACTCCCGAGGTCTGA
- a CDS encoding ATP-dependent DNA ligase: MPGDEQLVRIGGRRLRLTNLDKVLYPETGTTKGEVIAYYTRIAPVLLPHVAGRPVTRKRWPEGVGTDAHPEMSFFAKDLEPGAPEWVPRMPIPHSSGTKEYPLVEDLPTLVYLAQVASLELHVPQWRFTVDGERGDADRLVLDLDPGPGAGLAECAEVARWARDILSPMGLEPYPVTSGSKGLQLYCALPPGQTSDGASRLARELARSIEADHPDLVVSSMKKAVRDGRVLIDWSQNNGSKTTIAPYSLRGRPRPTVATPRTWAELDDPQLRHLRFDEVLDRVEEIGDPLAALDRDAAPGTRDGGVAPLTAYIAKRTAGATPEPVPSAPAAHRTTPDGLPTFVVQEHHASRLHWDLRLERDGVLVSWAVPRGIPHSTARNTLAVMTEDHPMEYATFEGTIPAGQYGAGTMTIWDTGHYELEKWRDDEIIFTAEGRPGGPLGRVRLALIRTEGQGEKSSWLLHRMKTDAAGRPQADAKPVTASPPTASSPPAEPEHEPDASEPDLDALLAAAPDAAWPPRARDLAPMLSTSATPVRARSDALRWGSPAWAEAKWDGIRAIGVWDGRRLRLWARSGNELTARYPEISGVDAALGESPAIVDGELVALDHGRPSFPLLQTRMNLLREGDIAREAARTPVHYYLFDVLVVEGKDVSALPLRQRRAMLERLAASSIPAIVTPPVFEDVDIALQTSRQLRLEGVVVKDPASPYRRGARSESWLKVKLTRTQEVVIAGIRPGQGGRAHTFGSLLLGIPGDEGLRYAGRVGTGFTDRELRALQERLTPLAADRNPLVGVPAADTRGVQWVRPELVGEVEFGEFTPTGILRHSRWRGLRPDKHADEVVRED; encoded by the coding sequence ATGCCCGGCGATGAGCAACTGGTCCGCATCGGCGGCCGCCGGCTGCGCCTGACGAACCTCGACAAGGTGCTCTATCCCGAGACGGGCACCACCAAGGGCGAGGTCATCGCGTACTACACCCGCATCGCACCCGTCCTGCTCCCCCACGTGGCCGGGAGGCCGGTGACCCGGAAGCGCTGGCCGGAGGGCGTGGGAACCGACGCGCACCCCGAGATGTCGTTCTTCGCGAAAGACCTCGAGCCCGGGGCCCCCGAGTGGGTGCCCCGAATGCCCATTCCCCACTCCAGCGGCACCAAGGAGTACCCGCTCGTCGAGGACCTCCCCACCCTGGTCTACCTCGCGCAGGTCGCCAGCCTCGAGCTGCACGTGCCGCAGTGGCGCTTCACGGTCGACGGCGAGCGCGGCGACGCAGACCGTCTGGTTCTCGACCTCGACCCCGGTCCCGGTGCCGGCCTCGCCGAGTGCGCGGAGGTGGCGCGATGGGCCCGCGACATCCTCTCCCCGATGGGGCTCGAACCCTATCCGGTGACAAGCGGCAGCAAGGGACTGCAGCTCTACTGCGCCCTCCCCCCCGGCCAGACGAGCGACGGCGCGTCGCGCCTCGCCCGCGAACTCGCCCGATCGATCGAAGCCGATCACCCCGACCTCGTGGTCAGCAGCATGAAGAAGGCCGTCCGCGACGGGCGGGTGCTGATCGACTGGAGTCAGAACAACGGTTCGAAGACGACCATCGCGCCCTATTCCCTGCGTGGTCGACCCCGGCCGACGGTGGCGACGCCGCGCACGTGGGCCGAGCTGGACGATCCGCAGCTGCGTCATCTCCGATTCGACGAGGTCCTCGACCGGGTCGAAGAGATCGGCGACCCCCTCGCCGCGCTCGATCGCGACGCCGCGCCGGGCACCCGCGACGGCGGGGTCGCGCCGCTCACCGCCTATATCGCCAAGCGCACCGCCGGCGCCACTCCTGAGCCCGTGCCCTCGGCGCCGGCCGCGCATCGGACGACTCCCGACGGGCTCCCGACATTCGTGGTCCAGGAGCATCACGCCTCGCGCCTGCACTGGGATCTGCGCCTCGAACGCGACGGCGTGCTGGTGAGCTGGGCGGTGCCCCGCGGCATCCCGCACTCGACCGCCCGCAACACCCTCGCGGTCATGACCGAGGATCACCCCATGGAGTACGCGACCTTCGAGGGCACCATCCCCGCCGGCCAGTACGGGGCCGGCACCATGACGATCTGGGACACCGGCCACTACGAACTCGAGAAGTGGCGCGATGACGAGATCATCTTCACCGCCGAGGGCCGCCCCGGCGGTCCGCTCGGTCGGGTGCGGCTCGCCCTGATCCGCACGGAGGGTCAGGGCGAGAAGTCCTCCTGGCTCCTCCATCGCATGAAGACGGATGCCGCGGGGAGGCCCCAAGCCGATGCGAAGCCGGTCACGGCATCGCCCCCCACGGCCTCCTCGCCCCCCGCCGAGCCGGAGCATGAGCCCGATGCGAGCGAGCCCGACCTCGACGCCCTCCTCGCCGCTGCGCCCGACGCAGCGTGGCCGCCCCGCGCACGCGACCTCGCCCCCATGCTCTCGACGTCGGCCACCCCGGTCCGCGCACGCTCCGACGCCCTGCGCTGGGGCTCTCCGGCGTGGGCGGAGGCAAAGTGGGACGGCATCCGCGCGATCGGCGTCTGGGACGGTCGCCGCCTACGACTCTGGGCCCGCAGCGGCAACGAGCTGACAGCGCGCTACCCCGAGATCAGCGGGGTGGACGCCGCCCTCGGCGAGAGTCCGGCGATCGTCGACGGCGAGCTCGTCGCTCTCGATCACGGCCGTCCGAGCTTCCCCCTCCTCCAGACCCGGATGAACCTTTTGCGCGAGGGGGACATCGCGCGCGAGGCGGCCCGCACCCCCGTGCACTACTACCTGTTCGACGTGCTCGTCGTCGAGGGGAAGGATGTCTCCGCGCTGCCTCTGCGGCAGCGGCGAGCGATGCTGGAGCGACTGGCCGCGTCATCCATTCCGGCCATCGTGACGCCGCCGGTGTTCGAGGATGTCGACATCGCCCTCCAGACCAGCCGACAGCTCCGGCTCGAGGGCGTCGTGGTCAAGGACCCGGCGTCGCCCTACCGGCGCGGGGCGCGGTCGGAGTCATGGCTGAAGGTCAAGCTGACCCGCACCCAGGAGGTCGTCATCGCGGGGATCCGGCCAGGTCAGGGCGGCCGGGCCCACACCTTCGGTTCACTCCTCCTCGGCATCCCGGGCGACGAAGGTCTGCGCTACGCGGGGCGTGTGGGAACGGGCTTCACCGATCGGGAGCTCCGAGCTCTCCAGGAACGGCTGACCCCCCTCGCCGCGGATCGGAACCCTCTCGTGGGCGTCCCCGCCGCCGACACCCGAGGGGTGCAGTGGGTTCGTCCCGAGCTGGTGGGCGAGGTCGAGTTCGGCGAGTTCACCCCGACGGGCATCCTGCGTCACTCGCGCTGGCGAGGACTTCGTCCCGACAAGCATGCCGACGAGGTCGTCCGCGAGGACTGA
- a CDS encoding PLDc N-terminal domain-containing protein, whose translation MITPSEPSDRSTVLKGAAQGAAAATTVAPTVRVTLGLLGIVQAAFAFLAFWDLAHRDSRQVTGPKPVWIPVILVNWIGPAAYFLFGIKR comes from the coding sequence GTGATCACACCGAGTGAACCTTCCGACCGTTCGACCGTGCTGAAGGGTGCAGCCCAAGGCGCTGCGGCGGCCACCACCGTGGCCCCCACCGTCCGCGTGACCCTCGGGCTCCTCGGCATCGTGCAGGCCGCATTCGCGTTCCTGGCATTCTGGGACCTCGCCCATCGAGACAGCCGGCAGGTCACCGGACCCAAGCCCGTATGGATACCCGTCATCCTCGTCAACTGGATCGGGCCGGCGGCCTACTTCCTCTTCGGCATCAAACGCTGA
- a CDS encoding ATPase, T2SS/T4P/T4SS family encodes MTSPARLDDASTTVVVARVRDRLRAQSADPTKDPDAAARIAADEVRRHNDYALARGLATIDDESGAVREVVAQVTGYGPLQAYLDDPGVEELWINAPDRVYVARGGVPERVPLHLTDTAVRDLVERMLHATGRRVDLSQPFVDASLPDGSRLHVVIPDITRRHWAVNIRKFLPAYRDLNALVEVGSLAPHAADLLRRAMDEGRSVLVSGATHAGKTTLLGALVAASPRAHRIVTVEETFELAVSAPDLVAMQGRQPSLEGTGEVTLRRLVKEALRMRPDRIVVGEVRDAEALDLLLALNTGVPGAATIHANSAPEALVKLSTLPLLAGRNIDAAFVVPAVAQGVDLVVHCERAVDGRRRVGEIVEPTGVRDGVIESRVLYRAGER; translated from the coding sequence GTGACTTCCCCCGCCCGTCTCGACGACGCATCGACCACGGTCGTCGTGGCTCGCGTTCGTGATCGGCTGCGCGCGCAGAGCGCGGATCCGACGAAGGACCCGGATGCGGCGGCGCGGATCGCCGCCGACGAGGTTCGGCGTCACAACGACTACGCCCTCGCCCGGGGTCTGGCCACCATCGATGACGAATCCGGCGCCGTCCGCGAGGTCGTCGCGCAGGTCACCGGCTACGGCCCCCTGCAGGCCTACCTCGACGACCCCGGGGTCGAGGAGCTGTGGATCAACGCTCCTGACCGCGTGTATGTCGCACGAGGAGGGGTGCCCGAGCGGGTTCCGCTCCACCTCACGGACACGGCGGTGCGAGACCTGGTGGAGCGGATGCTGCACGCGACCGGCCGCAGGGTCGACCTCAGCCAGCCATTCGTCGACGCGTCGCTCCCCGACGGCAGTCGCCTGCACGTGGTCATCCCCGACATCACGCGGCGGCACTGGGCCGTCAACATCCGGAAGTTCCTCCCGGCCTACCGCGATCTGAACGCGCTGGTCGAGGTCGGTTCCCTCGCGCCTCACGCGGCGGATCTGCTCCGGCGAGCGATGGATGAGGGGCGGAGCGTCCTGGTGTCGGGCGCCACCCACGCCGGCAAGACGACGCTGCTCGGCGCGCTGGTCGCCGCGAGCCCCCGGGCGCACCGCATCGTGACGGTGGAGGAGACATTCGAGCTGGCGGTGTCGGCTCCCGATCTCGTGGCCATGCAGGGTCGACAGCCGAGCCTGGAGGGAACGGGCGAGGTGACGCTGCGCAGACTCGTCAAGGAGGCTCTGCGGATGCGCCCCGACCGCATCGTCGTCGGTGAGGTGCGCGACGCCGAGGCGCTGGACCTGCTCCTCGCACTCAACACCGGCGTGCCGGGCGCGGCGACCATTCACGCGAACTCCGCGCCCGAGGCGTTGGTGAAGCTCTCGACGCTGCCGCTTCTCGCCGGCCGCAACATCGATGCGGCGTTCGTGGTCCCCGCGGTCGCCCAGGGCGTGGACCTCGTCGTCCACTGCGAGCGTGCGGTGGACGGGCGCCGCCGCGTCGGAGAGATCGTGGAACCCACCGGTGTCCGCGACGGTGTCATCGAGTCACGCGTCCTCTACCGCGCGGGGGAGCGATGA
- a CDS encoding Ku protein — MRSIWKGALTFGLVNVPVKVYSATEDHDVSLHQVHNKDGGRIRYQRVCEIDGEVVPYSDIDRAYDDGQQTVILTKDDFDALPAEKSREIDVVEFVPSDQVDPLLFDKAYYLEPDSASPKAYVLLRRTLEQTDRTAIVRFSLRQKTRLAALRVRGDVLVLQTLLWSDEVREATFPSLEEDVKISGKELELSAALVDSFASDFDPTEFTDDYQEELRTLIKAKIEQGDAIDTAETFGTEDEGEGGGEVIDLMEALRASVERSRAARSGKKDDAESGTASGSAASGASKGPAKKKAPRKKTAKAS; from the coding sequence ATGAGGTCGATCTGGAAGGGCGCGCTGACGTTCGGGCTGGTCAACGTGCCGGTCAAGGTGTATTCGGCCACGGAGGATCACGACGTGTCCCTCCATCAGGTGCACAACAAAGACGGCGGACGCATCCGCTACCAGCGCGTGTGCGAGATCGACGGCGAGGTCGTGCCCTACAGCGACATCGACCGGGCCTACGACGACGGACAGCAGACCGTCATCCTCACCAAGGACGACTTCGACGCGCTGCCCGCCGAGAAGAGCCGAGAGATCGACGTCGTCGAGTTCGTGCCGAGCGACCAGGTCGACCCGCTGCTGTTCGACAAGGCGTACTACCTCGAGCCCGACTCCGCCTCGCCGAAGGCGTACGTGCTGCTGCGTCGAACGCTGGAGCAGACCGATCGCACCGCGATCGTGCGGTTCTCGCTGCGGCAGAAGACCCGGCTCGCCGCGCTGCGCGTGCGCGGAGACGTGCTCGTGCTGCAGACGCTGCTGTGGTCGGACGAGGTGCGCGAGGCGACGTTCCCGTCGCTGGAGGAGGACGTGAAGATCTCGGGCAAAGAGCTCGAGCTGTCGGCCGCCCTTGTGGACAGCTTCGCAAGCGACTTCGACCCGACCGAGTTCACCGACGACTATCAGGAGGAGCTGCGCACCCTCATCAAGGCCAAAATCGAACAGGGCGACGCGATCGACACGGCCGAGACGTTCGGCACCGAGGATGAGGGTGAGGGCGGCGGTGAGGTCATCGACCTGATGGAGGCGCTGCGCGCGAGCGTGGAGCGCTCGCGTGCGGCACGGTCGGGGAAGAAGGATGACGCCGAGTCCGGCACGGCGAGCGGCTCGGCCGCATCGGGCGCGTCGAAGGGGCCCGCGAAGAAGAAGGCCCCTCGGAAGAAGACCGCCAAAGCGTCGTAG